Proteins encoded in a region of the Prunus persica cultivar Lovell chromosome G4, Prunus_persica_NCBIv2, whole genome shotgun sequence genome:
- the LOC18781183 gene encoding PRA1 family protein H — MVFTSNPLSLSVPDPFFESWLRENGYPEIIDQHTSTAITTSTTTTTDASSITNGFFISLFSRIFTLLSLFTINPFSKLTNEDLAAQTPPWTTIFIGSSDSYSFPLSVSQARMRVQENVKRYARNYATLFVLFFACSLYQMPLALVGLISCLALWDVFKFCSERWGLDRYPIIRECLIRVAQCVAAVILICSNVQMALFYALGVSYAGMILHAGFRKLARAKQTPHGRSK; from the exons ATGGTATTCACCTCCAACCCATTATCTCTCAGCGTCCCAGACCCTTTCTTCGAGTCATGGCTCCGCGAAAATGGCTACCCAGAAATCATTGACCAGCATACCTCTACTGCCATCACCACCTCTACAACCACAACCACAGACGCAAGCTCAATCACAAACGGCTTCTTCATCTCACTCTTCTCTCGCATATTcaccctcctctctctcttcaccatCAACCCCTTCTCCAAGCTCACCAATGAAGACCTTGCTGCCCAAACGCCTCCTTGGACCACCATCTTTATTGGGTCTTCTGACTCCTACTCCTTCCCCTTGTCTGTTTCTCAGGCTCGCATGAGGGTCCAAGAGAATGTCAAGCGCTATGCCAGAAATTATGCTACTTTGTTTGTGCTCTTCTTTGCTTGCTCTTT ATATCAGATGCCCCTGGCTCTTGTTGGATTGATATCTTGTTTGGCACTATGGGATGTTTTTAAGTTCTGTAGTGAAAGGTGGGGATTGGATCGATACCCAATAATTCGGGAGTGCTTAATTCGTGTTGCTCAATGTG TAGCTGCTGTTATCCTGATATGCTCGAATGTTCAAATGGCTCTCTTCTATGCTCTTGGTGTCAGTTATGCAG GCATGATTCTGCATGCTGGATTTCGGAAGCTGGCTCGTGCAAAGCAAACTCCTCATGGTAGATCGAAATAG